The Stigmatella aurantiaca DW4/3-1 genome contains the following window.
CGTGTACCGGCCGGGGGACACCGCGCACGTGGCGGCGGTGCTGCGGGGGCAGGAGGGGGTGGCGCCCCCGGTGGATCTGCCGGTGGAGCTGCGCGTCGTGGATCCGCGTGAGCGCGAGTTCAAGAAGGTGTCGCTCAAGACGAACGAGGCGGGGCTGGTGTCGCTGGATCTGCCGTTCGCGTCTTTCCAGGACACGGGCCGCTACCGGGTGGTGCTGCGCGTGGCGGACCGGGAGGTGGCCCAGTACTCGCTGAGCGTGGAGGAGTTCGTCCCCGAGCGGATGAAGGTGACGGCCAGCACGGAGAAGCCGGGCTATGCGCAGCGCGCGCCGGTGCCGGTGATGGTGGAGGCGGCCTACCTCTTCGGAGGCTCGGCCGAAGGCAGCCCGGTGGAGGTGACGTGCCGGCTGGAGCCGTCCACCTTCACGCCGAAGGAGAACGCCCAGTTCGCCTATGGCGTGTGGCGCCAGGGAGGCACCGAGGCGAAGGCCGTCACGCTGGGGCAGGTGAAGGGGGAGTTGAACGCGAAGGGCCAGGCGGTCCTCGACTGCCCGGCGCAGGAGGCCACGGGCGGTTTCAAGGGCCCGGCGAAGCTGGTGGCCCAGGCCAGCGTCTTCGAGGCGGGCAGCGGCCGCTCCACGGTGGGAGAGGCCACCGTCCCCATGCACCCGGAGCAGTATTACGTGGGGCTCCAGACGGGCATCCAGAAGGTGGAGGCGAACAAGCCCTTCACCGTGACGGGCGTGGTGGTGGACTGGGAGGGTCGGCTCATCACCGACGCCCGGAGCCTCAAGCCCCTGGAGGTGGAGTACCTCCGGCTGGAGGAGGAGTACGGGTCCTTCTACGACGAGTCCGAGGGGTATGAGCGCTACCAGCGCTACCTGCGCCCGGTGCGCGAGGGCAAGGGCACCGCCAAGGTGGAGGGCGGGAAGTTCCAACTCCAGGTCACCCCCACCCAGGATTCCGCCGGGTTCATTGTCCGCGTGCGCTCCGGTGGCGCGCAGACGGACCTTCAGCTCGAGGGCCGGGGCGAGTACTACTGGTGGGGGGATGGGGAGGAGCGCGTGGACCAGACGCCGCGCCCGATGAAGCCCACCTCCATTGCCCTGGACCTGCCGCGCTCGGGCAAGGTGGGCGAGCCCGTCACGGTGAAGCTCAAGGCGCCCTACCGCGGCCGGGTGCTGCTCACCGCGGAGACCGACCAGGTCATCGCCGCCGAGTGGAAGGCGGTGGAGCCGGGCGAGGTGTCCTGGTCCTTCACCCCGAAGGGTTTCGCGCCCAACATCTACATCAGCGCGTTCATGGTGAAGGATCCGCACCTGGAGTCCGCGCAGGCCTTCATGCCGGACCGGGCCTTCGGGGTCGGCAACGTCACCCTGGAGCCCACGGACTTCACGCAGACGGTGAAGCTGGCGGTGCCGGAGGAGGTTCGCTCCAACAGCACCCTCACGGTGAACCTGGAGCTGGGGGCGCTGGAGGGGCCCACCTACGCCACGGTGGCCGTGGTGGATGAGGGCATCCTGTCCCTGACGCGCTTCCAGAGCCCGGATCCCCTCAAGGAGCTGTTCGCCAAGCGCGCCCTGGGCGTGGAGACGTACGAGACCATTGGTTGGACGCTGCTCGTGCCCCCGGCGGGCAACTCGCGCAGCACGGGCGGTGACGAGGGGGGCGATGCCTCCGGCCGCGTGCAGCCGGTGAAGCCCGTGGCGCTGTGGAGCGGCGTGGTCCCCGTGCCGGCCAACGGCAAGCTGAGCCTGCCCTTCCAGTTGCCGCAGTACCGCGGCGCGGTGCGGGTGATGGCCGTCACGACAGGGGCCAAGCGCGTGGGCCGCGCCAGCGCCCAGGTGCTGGTGAGGGATCCGCTGGTGCTGCAGACGACGCTGCCGCGCTTCCTCACCCAGGATGACGAGATCCAGATCCCCGTCTTTCTCACCAACCTCTCGGGCAGCACGCAGGAGGTGAAGGTGTCCCTCACGGCCGAGAACCTGCCGGTGCCCGGCATGGCGATGCCGGCCGCCTCGATGGGCTCTCCGCTGCGGCTGCTGGGCAAGAGCGAGGGGCGCACGAAGCTGGAGAACGGCAAGGCGGCCACGCTCGTCTTCCAGGCGAAGGCCATCATGGCCGTGGGCGCCGCCCGCTTGAAGGTGACGGCGGAGGGAGGGGGCCACACGGCCTTCGAGCAGCTCGACGTGCCGCTGCTGCCCGCGGGCCCGCGCGAGCGCAAGGTGCAGCGGCTGGAGCTGGCCGCGGGGCGCATGGACCTGACGCCCTATCTCCAGGGCTGGGTGCCCACCACCGAGCGCAGCACGTTCTGGGTGACCACCAACCCCTACGCCGAGTCGCTCCAGCACCTGAGCTACCTCATCCGCTACCCCTACGGCTGCATCGAGCAGACGACGTCCTCCACGCGCCCGCTGCTCTTCGTGTCTCAGCTCATCGACAACGTGGATCCGTCGTTGACGGGCGACAAGAAGGTGGAGGACATGGTGATGGCGGGCGTCAACCGCATCATCTCCATGCAGACGCCGTCGGGCGGCTTCGGCTACTGGCCGGGCAGCACCGAGCCCGTGGCCTGGGGCACCGCCTACGCCACGCACATGCTGCTGGATGCGCAGAAGCTCAAGTACCCCGTGCCGCAGGATCGGCTGGACGATGCCCTCGCGTGGATGGGGCAGGAGCTCACCCGCAAGGAAGGAAGCAGCGTCCGGGACAACCACTACGGCCGCGAGGCGGAGCCCTACATGCACTATGTGCTGGCGATGGCCGGCAAGGGCCGGAAGGCCCGCGTGCAGAAGATGGTGGAAGAGCTGGCCAGCCAGAAGGCCCTCTCCGGCGAGGAGCGCGAGCAGGAGTACATGCTCAAGACGGCGCTCTACCTGGCGGGAGACCGGCGCTACGAGAAGGATCTTCGCAACCCGGTCCTCGAGCCGGTGACCGATGAGCGGCGCAACTCCTGGTCCTTCTACTCGGACCGCCGCCGCCGTGGGTTCATGCTCAGCACCTTCCAGGACCTGTTCGGCAACGATCCCACGGGCGAGTCGCTGGCGCAGCAGGTGGCGCAGGGGCTCCAGGGCCACTCCAGCGGCTGGTACACCACGCAGGAGCTGGTGTGGGGCATCACCGGCCTGGGCAAGCGCGTCTCCGGCGCGGCCTCGGACTTCACCCCGCCCACGCTGGTGGCGGATGGCAAGGAGGTGGCGCCCCAGGCCAGTGGCGGCGCGAAGACGGCGCGCGCCTCGGACAAGACGTGGGCGCTGGTGCGGGCCAGCGAGCGCTCGGGCGTGGCGCTCGATCTGAAGGAGAAGGGTGAGGGCAAGCTCTACCTCATCCTCAACAGCGATGGCGTGCGCACCGGTGGCCAGGTGAAGACGGGCGGAGAGGGGCTGTCGATCCGCCGCACCTACCGCAAGCTGGACGGCACCCCCGTCCGTCCGGGCGAGGCGGTGAACCTGGCGGACCTCCTCTATGTGGAGGTGGAGCTCTCCAACACCACGGGCGAGCGCATCCAGAACATCGCCCTGGTGGACCGGTTGCCCGCGGGCTGGGAGATCGAAAACGCCCGGCTTGGGCGCGGCGGCAGCGTGGAGTGGGTGGACACCGAGAGCCTCTGGACGGCGGACTACGTGAACATCCGGGATGACCGCATGGAAGTCTTCGGCCACCTGGAGGCCCGCGAGTCGAAGAAGGTGGTCTACGCGGTGCGCGCGGTGACCTCGGGCAAGTTCACCCTGCCGCCCGTGGAGGCGGAGGCCATGTACGATCCGCGCATCTGGGCACGCGAGGCGGGGCAGCAGGTGGAAGTGTCCGGTCCCTGGAAGGACTTCCTGCTGTAGGCCGCGCCATGCCCTTGCCCCGCCTTACGCAGAAACGGTTCATGCGGGCCCTGCTGCTCCTCCTCTCCCTGGTGGGAGCAGGGGGGGCGGCGGCCTGGTGGGTGCCGTTGCCGGAGCGCCTCGCGTCGCCGCACTCGGCGGTCATCGAGTACCGGGATGGGACGCCCGCGCACGTCTTCCTCGCCCCGGATGAGCGGTGGCGCGTGCTCACCCGGGTGGAGGACGTGGATCCCGCGTATGTGCGGGCCCTGCTCGCGCTGGAGGACAAGCGCTTCCCCTGGCATCCGGGCGTGGATCCCCTGGCGGTGGTGCGGGCGGGGATCTCCAACGTGGCGCGGGGCCGCCGGGTGTCCGGGGCCTCGACCCTCACCATGCAACTGGTGCGCGTGCTGGAGCCCCGGCCGCGCACCCTGTTCTCGAAGGTCATCGAATCCCTCCGGGCCCTGCAGCTCGAACTGCGCATGTCCAAGGACGCGCTCCTGGCCGCCTACCTCCAGTTCGTCCCCTACGGGCGCAACGTGGAGGGGGTGGAGGCCGCGTCCCTGGCGTACTTTGGTCACCGCGCCACGCACCTGAGCGCGGCGGAGATCGCCACGCTGCTGGCGGTGCCGCAGAACCCGAACCGGCGGTTTCCCACCCCCGGCAACGAGGGCCGGTTGAAGGCGGCCCGGGATGACATCGCGCGGCGGCTGCTGGCGGAGGACGCGTTGCCGCTGGGGCCTTCGGGGCAGCGGGTGACGCCCGGGGAGGCCCAGGCCGAGGTGCTGGCCACGCCCGT
Protein-coding sequences here:
- a CDS encoding MG2 domain-containing protein, whose translation is MKPQSLKTPSLPRPARARWLVAALLVGTALAGCKKEEGASPATPGTSSTPPGPVSPGTSAPATPAGAEPPKPEAYTPTIREVGPAEGVVPNQLVFEFPRNVQYSSGDGTAGTVIQVTPPVAGQLEYYRDNTALSLTPGNGFELGTTYTVSVEAVETPAGVVKPPQPGQWSYTFTTPAFAFLRMAPRQVDTDKGLVTVDLVFSGPVDVAKARRYSAFLVDGKPLTTFKLSTDPQHRHVLSAQLSSPLLKPGIRVDYALKAGLTSLRGGGAAPVGKGSFELLGGKRLDITRVSVEEGNSGFYLEVQCRDVEMNAPLSQEYDHWYYSNQPGCVFDEDVAAEAIHFTPPVKFSLAPAHRGFRIFGDFKRGKYAMKIDAGAISEGNGRLLADFENTYSISARKPQLSFTSSGRYLPRSAWRNLPLSHLNVDEAELTVRQVPPENLIFWMSNDSQETADERTSNVLIHQMLPLKGARDVLSTTYLDVGSMVPASTRGLVEVSVSRDNTRASTRILLTDLSLVAKRGAISQTVPGQEEVLVWVLGMESTEPLTGVEVSLVKKSGQAVARCTTSGAEGCKLQVPGQTVDPNAPFALVARKDGELTYLKYSELKTEIANSDVQGEPYRAQVPYRASIYSDRGVYRPGDTAHVAAVLRGQEGVAPPVDLPVELRVVDPREREFKKVSLKTNEAGLVSLDLPFASFQDTGRYRVVLRVADREVAQYSLSVEEFVPERMKVTASTEKPGYAQRAPVPVMVEAAYLFGGSAEGSPVEVTCRLEPSTFTPKENAQFAYGVWRQGGTEAKAVTLGQVKGELNAKGQAVLDCPAQEATGGFKGPAKLVAQASVFEAGSGRSTVGEATVPMHPEQYYVGLQTGIQKVEANKPFTVTGVVVDWEGRLITDARSLKPLEVEYLRLEEEYGSFYDESEGYERYQRYLRPVREGKGTAKVEGGKFQLQVTPTQDSAGFIVRVRSGGAQTDLQLEGRGEYYWWGDGEERVDQTPRPMKPTSIALDLPRSGKVGEPVTVKLKAPYRGRVLLTAETDQVIAAEWKAVEPGEVSWSFTPKGFAPNIYISAFMVKDPHLESAQAFMPDRAFGVGNVTLEPTDFTQTVKLAVPEEVRSNSTLTVNLELGALEGPTYATVAVVDEGILSLTRFQSPDPLKELFAKRALGVETYETIGWTLLVPPAGNSRSTGGDEGGDASGRVQPVKPVALWSGVVPVPANGKLSLPFQLPQYRGAVRVMAVTTGAKRVGRASAQVLVRDPLVLQTTLPRFLTQDDEIQIPVFLTNLSGSTQEVKVSLTAENLPVPGMAMPAASMGSPLRLLGKSEGRTKLENGKAATLVFQAKAIMAVGAARLKVTAEGGGHTAFEQLDVPLLPAGPRERKVQRLELAAGRMDLTPYLQGWVPTTERSTFWVTTNPYAESLQHLSYLIRYPYGCIEQTTSSTRPLLFVSQLIDNVDPSLTGDKKVEDMVMAGVNRIISMQTPSGGFGYWPGSTEPVAWGTAYATHMLLDAQKLKYPVPQDRLDDALAWMGQELTRKEGSSVRDNHYGREAEPYMHYVLAMAGKGRKARVQKMVEELASQKALSGEEREQEYMLKTALYLAGDRRYEKDLRNPVLEPVTDERRNSWSFYSDRRRRGFMLSTFQDLFGNDPTGESLAQQVAQGLQGHSSGWYTTQELVWGITGLGKRVSGAASDFTPPTLVADGKEVAPQASGGAKTARASDKTWALVRASERSGVALDLKEKGEGKLYLILNSDGVRTGGQVKTGGEGLSIRRTYRKLDGTPVRPGEAVNLADLLYVEVELSNTTGERIQNIALVDRLPAGWEIENARLGRGGSVEWVDTESLWTADYVNIRDDRMEVFGHLEARESKKVVYAVRAVTSGKFTLPPVEAEAMYDPRIWAREAGQQVEVSGPWKDFLL